Proteins encoded by one window of Geobacter sp. DSM 9736:
- the nadC gene encoding carboxylating nicotinate-nucleotide diphosphorylase codes for MIGLDRIIENALLEDIHTGDITTLAVVGASGERGAVLKAKEEMLVAGIDVAARVFHLLSTSIRFTPHFSDGARVKPQDVLADLDGDAGLLLQGERVALNLLQRMCGIATLTSRYVEAVKGTKARIVDTRKTTPGLRMLEKYSVRVGGGINHRTGLYDGVLIKENHIAAAGGITEAIRRARAYIPHTMKIEIETESLAQVAEAVEAGADIIMLDNMTTDMMREAVGIISGKALVEASGGVSLETVATIAATGVDIISVGAITHSARAMDISMLLKG; via the coding sequence ATGATCGGTCTAGACAGAATAATAGAAAATGCTTTGCTGGAAGATATCCATACCGGGGATATTACGACGCTGGCGGTGGTCGGTGCGAGTGGGGAACGGGGAGCTGTTCTTAAGGCAAAAGAGGAAATGCTCGTCGCGGGCATCGATGTGGCGGCAAGAGTTTTTCATCTTCTTAGTACATCCATTCGCTTTACCCCTCATTTTTCGGACGGAGCAAGGGTGAAACCTCAGGATGTCCTGGCCGATCTTGATGGAGATGCAGGACTTCTCCTTCAGGGTGAACGGGTTGCGCTTAACCTTCTTCAGAGAATGTGCGGCATAGCAACCCTAACCTCCCGTTATGTGGAAGCTGTCAAAGGTACAAAGGCCCGGATCGTGGATACCCGAAAAACGACTCCCGGACTAAGAATGCTGGAGAAGTACTCGGTCAGAGTCGGTGGTGGGATAAATCATCGTACCGGCCTCTACGATGGCGTACTCATCAAAGAGAACCATATTGCGGCGGCGGGCGGTATAACTGAAGCCATCAGGCGTGCCAGAGCGTACATACCTCACACCATGAAGATCGAGATTGAAACCGAATCTCTGGCGCAAGTCGCTGAGGCTGTTGAAGCCGGTGCCGACATTATTATGCTGGACAACATGACCACTGATATGATGCGGGAAGCCGTCGGAATCATCAGTGGAAAGGCACTTGTGGAAGCTTCTGGCGGCGTAAGTCTTGAGACCGTTGCGACGATAGCGGCGACGGGGGTTGATATCATATCGGTAGGGGCGATAACTCATTCCGCTCGCGCAATGGACATATCAATGTTGCTAAAGGGTTAA